From the genome of Helicoverpa zea isolate HzStark_Cry1AcR chromosome 1, ilHelZeax1.1, whole genome shotgun sequence, one region includes:
- the LOC124631101 gene encoding putative nuclease HARBI1 isoform X2, with amino-acid sequence MDLFSDESDNEMYEAGVFDSATATVSGECRVYSRINYESEFSDSEFTFRFRLNKSSVNELLVKILPNLRVKSSRNYGVSPLHQLLLTLRFYALGTMLISVADFVGVSKATASRIVSDVSRAIAGLYPEYVKVLENTQHAFHAIAGFPKVLGAIDCTHIPIQSPNSNIGEEYRNRKGIFSMNVQGVCNADLLFMNVVARWPGSAHDATIFNNSIIKMQCEEGIIENRWLIGDSAYPCNSYLLTPLLNPVSLAEIRYNESHIKTRNTIERYLHKFGARFNKGIL; translated from the exons atggatTTGTTCAGTGATGAAAGTGATAATGAGATGTATGAAGCTGGTGTATTTGATTCTGCGACAGCTACAGTATCTGGTGAATGCAGAGTATACAGTCGCATTAACTATGAAAGTGAATTTTCTGACTCGGAATTTACATTTAGATttagattaaataaaagcaGTGTAAATGAGTTATTAGTAAAAATTCTACCAAATTTGAGAGTGAAATCCTCCCG gAACTATGGTGTATCTCCACTACACCAGTTGTTGCTCACTCTTAGATTTTATGCATTGGGCACAATGCTTATATCTGTTGCCGACTTTGTTGGAGTTTCTAAAGCAACAGCTAGCAGAATTGTGTCTGATGTGTCTCGTGCAATAGCAGGACTGTATCCTGAATATGTTAAAGTTTTGGAAAACACACAGCATGCCTTCCATGCCATTGCAGGATTCCCCAAAGTACTTGGGGCAATTGACTGTACACATATACCCATACAATCACCCA attctaATATAGGAGAAGAGTACAGGAATAGAAAAGGAATATTTTCAATGAATGTTCAAGGAGTCTGTAATGCAGACTTGCTATTTATGAATGTAGTTGCTCGGTGGCCAGGGTCTGCTCATGATGCTACTATATTTAACAATTCCATTATTAAAA tgCAATGTGAAGAAGGGATCATTGAAAATAGATGGCTCATTGGTGACAGTGCATATCCTTGTAATTCATATCTATTGACGCCATTGCTCAACCCGGTATCTCTTGCAGAAATTCGCTACAATGAATCACATATTAAGACCAGAAACACCATAGAAag atatctACACAAATTTGGGGCTAGATTCAACAAaggaatattgtaa
- the LOC124631101 gene encoding putative nuclease HARBI1 isoform X1, protein MDLFSDESDNEMYEAGVFDSATATVSGECRVYSRINYESEFSDSEFTFRFRLNKSSVNELLVKILPNLRVKSSRNYGVSPLHQLLLTLRFYALGTMLISVADFVGVSKATASRIVSDVSRAIAGLYPEYVKVLENTQHAFHAIAGFPKVLGAIDCTHIPIQSPNSNIGEEYRNRKGIFSMNVQGVCNADLLFMNVVARWPGSAHDATIFNNSIIKMQCEEGIIENRWLIGDSAYPCNSYLLTPLLNPVSLAEIRYNESHIKTRNTIERCFGVWKRRFPVLSLKIRLALQTTQVVIIATSVLHNICRLNNISDVEPEVEIPLEQADIPLVERVAHQHHHVRQHLINNYFS, encoded by the exons atggatTTGTTCAGTGATGAAAGTGATAATGAGATGTATGAAGCTGGTGTATTTGATTCTGCGACAGCTACAGTATCTGGTGAATGCAGAGTATACAGTCGCATTAACTATGAAAGTGAATTTTCTGACTCGGAATTTACATTTAGATttagattaaataaaagcaGTGTAAATGAGTTATTAGTAAAAATTCTACCAAATTTGAGAGTGAAATCCTCCCG gAACTATGGTGTATCTCCACTACACCAGTTGTTGCTCACTCTTAGATTTTATGCATTGGGCACAATGCTTATATCTGTTGCCGACTTTGTTGGAGTTTCTAAAGCAACAGCTAGCAGAATTGTGTCTGATGTGTCTCGTGCAATAGCAGGACTGTATCCTGAATATGTTAAAGTTTTGGAAAACACACAGCATGCCTTCCATGCCATTGCAGGATTCCCCAAAGTACTTGGGGCAATTGACTGTACACATATACCCATACAATCACCCA attctaATATAGGAGAAGAGTACAGGAATAGAAAAGGAATATTTTCAATGAATGTTCAAGGAGTCTGTAATGCAGACTTGCTATTTATGAATGTAGTTGCTCGGTGGCCAGGGTCTGCTCATGATGCTACTATATTTAACAATTCCATTATTAAAA tgCAATGTGAAGAAGGGATCATTGAAAATAGATGGCTCATTGGTGACAGTGCATATCCTTGTAATTCATATCTATTGACGCCATTGCTCAACCCGGTATCTCTTGCAGAAATTCGCTACAATGAATCACATATTAAGACCAGAAACACCATAGAAag GTGCTTTGGAGTATGGAAAAGACGCTTTCCAGTGCTTTCGTTGAAAATCCGTCTCGCATTACAAACAACACAAGTAGTTATTATTGCCACATCAGTATTACACAACATTTGCAGGTTGAATAATATAAGTGATGTGGAACCTGAAGTGGAGATACCGCTTGAGCAAGCTGATATTCCCCTAGTTGAGCGAGTGGCTCACCAACATCATCATGTTAGACAAcatctaataaataattattttagttg a
- the LOC124631101 gene encoding putative nuclease HARBI1 isoform X3: protein MDLFSDESDNEMYEAGVFDSATATVSGECRVYSRINYESEFSDSEFTFRFRLNKSSVNELLVKILPNLRVKSSRNYGVSPLHQLLLTLRFYALGTMLISVADFVGVSKATASRIVSDVSRAIAGLYPEYVKVLENTQHAFHAIAGFPKVLGAIDCTHIPIQSPNSNIGEEYRNRKGIFSMNVQGVCNADLLFMNVVARWPGSAHDATIFNNSIIKMQCEEGIIENRWLIGDSAYPCNSYLLTTMNHILRPETP, encoded by the exons atggatTTGTTCAGTGATGAAAGTGATAATGAGATGTATGAAGCTGGTGTATTTGATTCTGCGACAGCTACAGTATCTGGTGAATGCAGAGTATACAGTCGCATTAACTATGAAAGTGAATTTTCTGACTCGGAATTTACATTTAGATttagattaaataaaagcaGTGTAAATGAGTTATTAGTAAAAATTCTACCAAATTTGAGAGTGAAATCCTCCCG gAACTATGGTGTATCTCCACTACACCAGTTGTTGCTCACTCTTAGATTTTATGCATTGGGCACAATGCTTATATCTGTTGCCGACTTTGTTGGAGTTTCTAAAGCAACAGCTAGCAGAATTGTGTCTGATGTGTCTCGTGCAATAGCAGGACTGTATCCTGAATATGTTAAAGTTTTGGAAAACACACAGCATGCCTTCCATGCCATTGCAGGATTCCCCAAAGTACTTGGGGCAATTGACTGTACACATATACCCATACAATCACCCA attctaATATAGGAGAAGAGTACAGGAATAGAAAAGGAATATTTTCAATGAATGTTCAAGGAGTCTGTAATGCAGACTTGCTATTTATGAATGTAGTTGCTCGGTGGCCAGGGTCTGCTCATGATGCTACTATATTTAACAATTCCATTATTAAAA tgCAATGTGAAGAAGGGATCATTGAAAATAGATGGCTCATTGGTGACAGTGCATATCCTTGTAATTCATATCTATTGA CTACAATGAATCACATATTAAGACCAGAAACACCATAG
- the LOC124631121 gene encoding uncharacterized protein LOC124631121 codes for MAEEHNIKAKPFVKDSIILLLDMILKHPVITTKATNATNNKLKEEAWKAIAQELSAVTGDMRRPEQIRLKWENLKKSARKRSALIRQNNLKTGGGKSYIIPDEVLDRVASILGTTCNGLPAEFGGDADEDIASRACEAIIEVFDFQPLPEVAQGSSAVVMGGGNGGGDCVGNGGGNNGGGSYTPKNYIFNTPKSAMNKRRKLSEEVQRAQRDKDLGLAAYFQAKAQKVVLESKKIELENIKLELEIKLMKQKINCDE; via the exons atggcTGAAGAACATAAT ATTAAGGCTAAGCCGTTTGTAAAGGACAGCATAATTCTTCTTCTCGACATGATTCTGAAACATCCTGTAATAACCACCAAAGCTACGAACGCCACCAATAataaactaaaagaagaagCATGGAAGGCAATTGCACAGGAGTTGAGTGCTGTTACGGGAGATATGCGGCGTCCTGAGCAAATTCGACTCAAGTGGGAGAATTTGAAGAAGTCTGCAAGGAAGCGTAGTGCTCTCATAAGACAAAATAACCTTAAG aCTGGAGGAGGGAAGTCTTATATAATTCCTGATGAAGTTTTGGACCGAGTAGCATCAATTTTAGGTACTACATGCAATGGCTTACCTGCGGAGTTTGGTGGTGATGCGGATGAAGATATTGCTAGCAGAGCCTGTGAAGCAATCATAGAAGTTTTTGACTTCCAACCATTGCCAGAAGTAGCTCAGGGCAGTAGCGCTGTAGTAATGGGTGGTGGTAATGGTGGTGGTGATTGTGTTGGTAATGGTGGTGGTAATAACGGCGGTGGTAGTTACACACCAAAGAACTACATTTTTAACACTCCAAAAAGTGCCA TGAATAAACGGAGGAAGCTCTCTGAAGAAGTACAGAGAGCTCAGAGAGACAAAGATCTGGGGTTGGCAGCTTACTTTCAAGCTAAAGCACAAAAAGTAGTGttagaaagtaaaaaaatagaattagaaaatataaaactagaattagaaataaaattaatgaaacagAAAATTAACTGTGATGAATAG